Part of the Luteibacter yeojuensis genome is shown below.
GCTCGCATCCTCGTCGATGCCGCGCGTGCGCCAGGTCTTCGTCGACGCGCCGGGCGATCTCGCGCCGGACGCGTTCGAGGCCGCCTTGTTCCGCGCGCGCCGCCGCGCGGAACTCGCGCTCGCGCACGACAGGCATTTCTACGTGGTGTCGCTGTCCGGCGAAGTGGCCGGCTACAAGGCGATGGCCGCGCCCGGCCGCCTGCGCGACGTGTACCCCGATCTGAAGCATCCGGCCCTCGTCGCCGACGCGGTGGTCTTCCACCAGCGCTTCTCCACGAACACCTCGCCGCAGTGGCGCCTGGCCCAACCGTTCCGCTTCCTCGCGCACAATGGCGAGATCAATACCATCCGCGCCAATCGCCGCTGGATGCAGGCGCGTACATCGGTGCTCCGATCCGATCGCGTCGACCTTTCCGATATCGGCCCGCTGGTGCGGCAGAGCGGTTCGGATTCCGAAAGCCTCGACAACGCGCTGGAAGTGCTGCTCACCGGCGGCATGGACCTGCTCGCCGCCATGCGCGTGCTGGTGCCGCCCGCGTATGCCGCGCGCGAGGACATCGACGAGGACCTTGCCGCCTTCTACGAGTATTACGCGCTGCACAGCGAGCCATGGGACGGTCCCGCCGGCCTCGTGATGTGCGACGGCCGGTATGCGGCCTGCACGCTGGACAGGAACGGCCTGCGCCCCGCGCGCTGGTCGCTGTCCGACGACAACCACCTCATCGTGGCTTCCGAAACCGGCCTCTGGGACGTGCCCTCGTCGCGCATCGTCGCCAAGGGGCGTCTTGCTCCGGGCGAGATGATCGCGGTGGATTTCCGCGAGCACCGCCTGCTGCGCAACGCCGACATCGATGCGATCAACCGTGCCCGTGCGCCGTTCCGCGACTGGCTGCGCAACGGGGTGACCTACCTCGAATCCGACCTCATCGATCCCAGCCTGGCCGCGGAGCCCCTGCCCGCGGAGGAGTTGCGCCGGTACCAGAAGCTCTACGGCCTCTCGCGCGAGGAATGCGAGTCGGTGCTGAAGGTGCTCGCCGAGACGGAAGCCGAGGCGACCGGATCGATGGGCGACGACACGCCGATGGCGGTATTGTCGCGGCAGATCCGCCCCTTGTTCGACCGCTTCCGCCAGGGCTTCGCCCAGGTGACGAACCCGCCCATCGATCCCCTGCGCGAGCGTCTGGTGATGTCGCTGGTGACGCAGATCGGGCAGGAGCGCAACATTTTCGATCTCGGACCCGAGAACGCGAAGCAGATCCTGCTGAACTCGCCGATCCTGTCGCAGCGGAAACTGCGCCAGATCCTCGCCAATCCCGCGTACGCCGACACGCCGCGCTTCGACCTCATGTTCGGCGGCGACGAGACGCTGGAGCAGGCGCTTCGGCGCATCTGCGACGACGTCGAGGCAGCGGTGCGGCGCGGCGTCCAGATCGTGTTCCTCAGCGACCGCTATCCGCGCCGCGACCTGCTGCCCATCCACGCCCTGCTCGCCACCGGCGCGGTGCATGCGCGCCTGGTCGATACCGGCCTGCGCTGCCAGTGCAACATCATGGTCGAGACGGCCACGCCACGCGACCCGCATCACTTCGCCTGCCTGCTGGGCTTCGGTGCCACGGCGATCTATCCGTGGCTCGCTTACCAGAGCCTGTTCGACATGGGCCGCAGCGGCCACATACGCAAGGGTGAAGGCGCACCTCGCGAGATCGGCCGCAACTACCGTCGCGGCATCCGCAAGGGTCTCCTGAAGATCCTGTCGAAGATGGGAATCTCCACGGTCGCCGGCTATCGCGGCGCGCAGCTGTTCGAGATCGTGGGTCTCGCATCCGAGGTGGTGTCGCTGTGCTTCCCGGGGACGCCTTCGCGCATCGGCGGTTCCGGCTTCGCCGACCTCGAGCGGGAACAGCGCCTGCTCGCCGCCGAAGCCTGGGACGAGGCGCAGGCACTGCGTGCCGGCGGCCTCTATAAGTACGTGCACGGCGGCGAGTTCCACATGTACAACCCGGACGTCATCGCCAGCCTGCAGGTGGCGGTCCGCACTGGCGAGTGGACGGATTACGAGAGGTACGCACACTATGTGGACACGCGTCCGCCGTCGGCGCTGCGCGACCTGCTCGTCCCGCGCGAGGCCACGCCGGTGCCGCTCGACGAGGTGGAGCCGGTCGAGGACATCCTGAAGCGCTTCGATTCCGCGGGCATGTCGCTTGGCGCGCTGTCGCCCGAGGCGCACGAGGCATTGGCCATCGCGATGAACCGCCTCGGCGCGCGCAGCAATTCGGGCGAAGGCGGCGAAGATCCCTCCCGCTACGGCACCGACCGCGCATCGAAGATCAAGCAGGTCGCTTCGGGCCGCTTCGGCGTCACCCCGGCCTACCTGGTCAATGCCGAGGTGCTGCAGATCAAGATCGCGCAGGGCGCCAAACCCGGCGAGGGCGGTCAGCTGCCGGGTCACAAGGTGGATGCCACCATTGCCCGGCTGCGCTACGCGAAGCCGGGCATCGGCCTTATCTCGCCGCCGCCGCACCACGACATCTATTCCATCGAGGACCTCGCCCAGCTCATCCACGACCTGAAGGAGGTCAATCCGCAGGCGCTGGTGTCGGTGAAGCTCGTCTCCCATGCGGGGGTCGGCACGGTCGCCGCAGGCGTGGTGAAGGCGGGCGCGGACCTCATCACGGTATCCGGGCACGACGGCGGCACCGGCGCGAGTCCGCTCACGTCGATCAAGTACGCGGGCACGCCGTGGGAGCTGGGTCTCGCCGAGACGCAGCAGACGTTGCGCCTCAACGACCTGCGCGGCCGCGTGCGCCTGCAGACCGATGGCGGCCTCAAGACCGGCCTCGACGTCGTCAAGGCGGCGATGCTCGGCGCGGAGAGCTTCGGTTTCGGCACCGGGCCGATGGTGGCGCTGGGGTGCAAGTACCTGCGCATCTGCCACCTCAACAACTGCGCGACCGGTGTCGCCACGCAGCATCCGGTATTGCGGCAGAAGCATTTCCTCGGCCTGCCCGACATGGTGATGAACTACTTCCGCTTCGTCGCCGAAGACGTGCGCCGGCACCTCGCGCGACTGGGCGTGCGCTCGCTCGCCGAACTGATCGGCCAGAGCGACAGGCTCGAGCAGCGCGATGGCGTGACCCCGGTACAGGAGCGCCTGGACCTTTCGCCGTTGATCGGCGACGACGGCCTCGGCGCCAAAGTGGATTTCGCCTGCACGCTGGGACGGAATCCGATGCGCGACCCCGCCGCGCTCGCGAGCCGCATCGCCGCCGACACGCGGATCGCGGTGACCGAAGGATCGGGCGGCACCTTCCGTTATCCCATCGTCAATACCGATCGCGCCATCGGTGCGCGTCTCTCCGGCGACGTGGCACGCCAGTGGGGCGATGCCGGTATGGCCGAACGGCCGATCAACCTGCACCTGGCCGGAGCGGCGGGGCAGAGCCTCGGCGCATGGAATGCGGCCGGCGTGCATATCGACCTCGTCGGCGAAGCCAACGATGGCGTGGGCAAGGGCATGGCCGGTGGCCGCCTCGTCATTCGTCCGCCCGCCGACTCGCCCTTCGCGAGCCGGGACGCGTCGATCATCGGCAACACCTGCCTGTATGGCGCCACGGGGGGCGAACTCTTCGCGGCGGGGCAGGCGGGCGAACGCTTCGCCGTGCGCAACTCCGGCGCGTTGGCCGTCGTGGAAGGCGCGGGCGACCACTGCTGCGAATACATGACCGGCGGCGTGGTCGCCGTGCTGGGCCGCACGGGGCTCAATTTCGGCGCGGGCATGACGGGTGGGTTCGCCTACGTGCTCGACATCGAGCGCAGCTTCGTCGACTGCTACAACCATGAACTCGTCGACATCGTGCGCATCTCGCACGAAGGCATGGAGCATTACATGCAGCACCTGCGCCGGCTCATCGCACGCCATTCCGAACTCACCGGCAGCGCCTGGGGCGCTCATGTGTTGGGCGACTTCCGCGGCCTGCTGCAGCGGTTCTGGCTGGTCAAGCCCAAGGCGGCAAGCCTCGACGCGCTGGCCGAAGAATTGCGGAGCGCCGCATGAGCGCGAAGGATTTCCAGTTCCTCGAGACTCCCCGGCAGACGCCGCGCACCGTGCCGGTGGCGGTGCGCGTGCTCGGTTACGGCGAGATCTCCGGCGACTTCGCCACGCCGGAGGCTTCGGCGCAGTCCGGGCGCTGCATCGATTGCGGCAATCCCTATTGCGAACACGCGTGCCCGGTGCACAACTACATCCCGAACTGGCTGAAGCTCGTGCAGGACGGCCGCCTCTTCGAAGCCGCCACGCTCATGCACGAAACCAACCCGCTGCCGGAAATCTGCGGCCGCGTGTGTCCGCAGGATCGTCTTTGCGAAGGTGCGTGCACGCTGGAGCAGGGCGACTTCGGCGCGGTGACCATCGGCAGCGTGGAACGCTGGGTCACCGACGAGGCCATCCGCCAGGGTTGGCGTCCGGATCTTTCCCGCGTGCGCGACACGGGCGCGCGCGTCGCCATCGTCGGTGCGGGGCCTGCGGGGCTTGCGTGCGCGGATCGCCTGCGTCGCGCGGGCATCGCCGCGGATGTCTTCGATCGCCAGCATGAGATCGGCGGCCTGCTCACCTTCGGCATTCCGCCGTTCAAGCTCGACAAGACCGTGGTGCGCACCCGGCGCATGGTGCTCGAGGGCATGGGCGTGCAATTCCATCTTGGTATCGAGATCGGTCGCGATATCCGATTCGACGACCTGCTCGCGGATTACGATGCTGTCTTCGTCGGCACGGGTGCTTATACCTATGTCGATGGGCGGCTCGAAGGTCGCGAGCTGCGTGGGGTGCACGATGCGCTGCCCTTCCTCGTCGCCAATACCGAGAGGCTCCTGCGCGAAGAGCCGCCGTCGCCGGAATACGATCTCGCCGGCAAGCACGTGGTGGTGCTCGGCGGCGGCGACACGGGCATGGACTGCAATCGCACGGCGATCCGCCTGGGCGCCGCCTCGGTGACCTGCGTCTATCGTCGCGACGAACCGAGCATGCCCGGTTCGCGCCGGGAGGTCGGCTACAGCCGGGAAGAGGGCGTGCGCTTCCTCTTCCAGCGCCAGCCGGTGGCCCTCGTCGACGATGGCAGCGGCCATGTTGGCGCCGTGCGCATCGTCGAGACGCAGCTCGTCGAAGACGGCGACGGCCGCCCCCATCCGCAAAACGTGGCGGGCAGCGAAGCCGATCTTCGCGCCGATGTCGTGATTCAGGCCTTCGGCTTCCAGCCGAGCCCGCCGGACTGGTGCGACGCCTTCGGCATCGAGCGCGACCGCCATGGTCGCATCCTGACCGGCGGCGAAGGACGGTTGCCCCAGCAGACCAGCCACCCACTTGTCTTCGCGGGTGGCGACAACGTGCGCGGCGCCGACCTCGTCGTACGCGCCGTTTACGACGGTCGCGAAGCGGCGGCGTCGATCGCACGGATGCTTGCGGCTGAAAAGTCGAACAACGCGGTCGCTGCCTGAGAGGCGTGTTCTCC
Proteins encoded:
- the gltB gene encoding glutamate synthase large subunit — encoded protein: MVKQGNPRLYDEAFEHDSCGFGLVAQIDGHASAALVDTAFAALAKLSHRGGVNADGISGDGCGVLLRRPVEWLRALASEAGIALATHFASGLVFLDPDGDDAAARVLEDELAKVNLSVAGWRDVHVDASACGPLASSSMPRVRQVFVDAPGDLAPDAFEAALFRARRRAELALAHDRHFYVVSLSGEVAGYKAMAAPGRLRDVYPDLKHPALVADAVVFHQRFSTNTSPQWRLAQPFRFLAHNGEINTIRANRRWMQARTSVLRSDRVDLSDIGPLVRQSGSDSESLDNALEVLLTGGMDLLAAMRVLVPPAYAAREDIDEDLAAFYEYYALHSEPWDGPAGLVMCDGRYAACTLDRNGLRPARWSLSDDNHLIVASETGLWDVPSSRIVAKGRLAPGEMIAVDFREHRLLRNADIDAINRARAPFRDWLRNGVTYLESDLIDPSLAAEPLPAEELRRYQKLYGLSREECESVLKVLAETEAEATGSMGDDTPMAVLSRQIRPLFDRFRQGFAQVTNPPIDPLRERLVMSLVTQIGQERNIFDLGPENAKQILLNSPILSQRKLRQILANPAYADTPRFDLMFGGDETLEQALRRICDDVEAAVRRGVQIVFLSDRYPRRDLLPIHALLATGAVHARLVDTGLRCQCNIMVETATPRDPHHFACLLGFGATAIYPWLAYQSLFDMGRSGHIRKGEGAPREIGRNYRRGIRKGLLKILSKMGISTVAGYRGAQLFEIVGLASEVVSLCFPGTPSRIGGSGFADLEREQRLLAAEAWDEAQALRAGGLYKYVHGGEFHMYNPDVIASLQVAVRTGEWTDYERYAHYVDTRPPSALRDLLVPREATPVPLDEVEPVEDILKRFDSAGMSLGALSPEAHEALAIAMNRLGARSNSGEGGEDPSRYGTDRASKIKQVASGRFGVTPAYLVNAEVLQIKIAQGAKPGEGGQLPGHKVDATIARLRYAKPGIGLISPPPHHDIYSIEDLAQLIHDLKEVNPQALVSVKLVSHAGVGTVAAGVVKAGADLITVSGHDGGTGASPLTSIKYAGTPWELGLAETQQTLRLNDLRGRVRLQTDGGLKTGLDVVKAAMLGAESFGFGTGPMVALGCKYLRICHLNNCATGVATQHPVLRQKHFLGLPDMVMNYFRFVAEDVRRHLARLGVRSLAELIGQSDRLEQRDGVTPVQERLDLSPLIGDDGLGAKVDFACTLGRNPMRDPAALASRIAADTRIAVTEGSGGTFRYPIVNTDRAIGARLSGDVARQWGDAGMAERPINLHLAGAAGQSLGAWNAAGVHIDLVGEANDGVGKGMAGGRLVIRPPADSPFASRDASIIGNTCLYGATGGELFAAGQAGERFAVRNSGALAVVEGAGDHCCEYMTGGVVAVLGRTGLNFGAGMTGGFAYVLDIERSFVDCYNHELVDIVRISHEGMEHYMQHLRRLIARHSELTGSAWGAHVLGDFRGLLQRFWLVKPKAASLDALAEELRSAA
- a CDS encoding FAD-dependent oxidoreductase produces the protein MSAKDFQFLETPRQTPRTVPVAVRVLGYGEISGDFATPEASAQSGRCIDCGNPYCEHACPVHNYIPNWLKLVQDGRLFEAATLMHETNPLPEICGRVCPQDRLCEGACTLEQGDFGAVTIGSVERWVTDEAIRQGWRPDLSRVRDTGARVAIVGAGPAGLACADRLRRAGIAADVFDRQHEIGGLLTFGIPPFKLDKTVVRTRRMVLEGMGVQFHLGIEIGRDIRFDDLLADYDAVFVGTGAYTYVDGRLEGRELRGVHDALPFLVANTERLLREEPPSPEYDLAGKHVVVLGGGDTGMDCNRTAIRLGAASVTCVYRRDEPSMPGSRREVGYSREEGVRFLFQRQPVALVDDGSGHVGAVRIVETQLVEDGDGRPHPQNVAGSEADLRADVVIQAFGFQPSPPDWCDAFGIERDRHGRILTGGEGRLPQQTSHPLVFAGGDNVRGADLVVRAVYDGREAAASIARMLAAEKSNNAVAA